The Papilio machaon chromosome 15, ilPapMach1.1, whole genome shotgun sequence region TcatcttatatttttcaatataatacgTTATAGTTACTAACGATGTTAGTAGTTCTATTCTAttctgtaatataatttacgaAAAAAGGTTGAGTAGAGACCAGAATTGATCCTCCAGGATCTCATCCATCAAACGGCAACAGATTTTGTATCGGACTCTAACTGAAACATTTTGTAGGAAGTTCAAGTCTATTTCACAAAATcggctttttgtttttttactaccAATGGAaggtttttgttaatattggAAAAGGAAACTTTGTCGACCCTTTTTAGaccttaataattaaaatatttaaaaacccttaattaataattatttgtgctGAAAAacgttaatataaattttaaagagatTCTGCCAAAGGAATAACATACAAACTTTGGACCCCGTTTTGGACCCTTAGAGGACGATTTTCGTAAAATCCCTTCTTAGTGAACGCCTACGATGCAACAGGAACCTCTTTGCAAAATATCAAGTCTCTAGACCCAGCGGTTTCGGCTGTGCATTGATACTTGAGTCAGTCAGTttactcttttatatatataggttagaaaagaaatatttaacttgtaaTCAAGTATAATAAAggatattgtaataatacgatttaataagagaaaatttgatgttatacaaatattagatACAAATTGTATaggaaaaatgttaaaaatacacacaGGTCGTGGGCAGCAATTTTACCCTCGAAAGACTGCCCACGCACTACATTAAGTGTGCCAAGATATAGAGAATAGAGATTCAATGACATAAAGAAACATGTGCTGTTTATGAACCAACCTACTtcatatataagaaaaatgttaaaaagacCGGAGAACTGAGGTCAAAGGCAACagctggtttttttttatagtataaagtagcaaagaaaaaaattgttcgaTTTGCTGCCTTCAGGATTCATAAGAGATTTTCCCTTCCTTTACTCCAATCTCTCGCCGAGTCTAATTCTCCTTCCTATCTGATCCTTATTAAAGAATGAGACAGGCAAAAGGACTGAAATTAGGGCTTCGGCACCACAGTCATCAGAAACGCGGAGTTATTActcttgacgcctgtcttctgtgtagtcATGGTATAGCAATAGTTAATAGAGCAGGCCCATTCGTGTATCAGATGTTATTGCGCGGTCTACCATTTGTGtgaattatgaaaataatacgGGATTTTATCGTAATAACGTGTAACTTCTTTCTCAGAGACCACAGAGTTTGCTTAGTCATTTGGTTCGaatcataatatttgtaaacatttaccaataacttataataaaaaataaaccacaattacataacattacggctaacataaataaagtaaaactatGCTGTCAAGACCGTGGCAGCCATATTTCCCGCCAACCGACGACCTTTACAAACATACGAGGCGTAAAGTTGTACGTTATACATAACTGCATTCATACATTTCATTCACACAcaacaaatacaaacaaaatatgcaATAAACAACGTATTACTTCAAATACTAGTAGTTTGCTGTTcgttttttttgcatttggtATTACTGCGCGGTCTTCCCAGTggttttatgttttcttttatatgttggGAAAacagcaagcggtcacctgaattcgccgaaatagcgaaaaaaatatgttcccTACCTCTAATCGACGACTCTCCCGTTAAATCCACTTACCCCTTCCCATcatgtatgtataaaaaaagggtgggaagggaacatGGACTGAATTAGTCGTGGTACTGCACCGGGTGAGACGACCAATGCTGTGCTTCCAacaaatgttgttgttgcgggCTCTAccattaaatttgtttttcgcCTTTGCAAGTGTCTCTGGAACTTCaaaaatcttaatgaaatttggcacagatgtagaacatagtctggaagaacacatagattacttattaagtttttttttaattccgtgcggacggagtcgcgagcgacagctatttACTTATACATGTGTTTTCTAACCTTGGTGCCAACTTCATATTGTCTATTGTAAACCTAAAAATTGTCATACTACTGACATCGCACAATCTAATTGCTTTCAAGGTGACACATACGCTTAGCCGGGTCGGCCTTTCTGTATAAATGGATTTAGGTTGTTGAATTATTCAGTAACAAGGTTCGCATGCTTTGTCTTTACTTtgacatttatttgaaatcataataaaactgcagaattaaaaaagtagcctaaaACATTCCAGCGTGCATCAACTAACTTCCCGTCATGCATGGCATCATTGCATGGCGGacaaacacaattttaaaaattgtttttttcgttCTTAGCTTCGTAAATACATCATgttagaaatatgtttttttttaaattttacatagacacttaaaatttattaatatatagtatagatataaattgttgtttccttttttactaattactCGAAAATATGATAACTTTTGCAAGTTGGCTACTGCAAATCGAAATTATCACTTCTGTGGAACCGAAATCtggctaatattataattgcgaatgtttggatggatagatggatgtttgttagaaggtatctccagaacggctcatcggatctggatgaaattaggcatggatataaaacatagtctggaagaacacaggttataaattaaatctttttttaattcggctTGGATGGATTCGCGACAGCtagcatttatattaattttcataattccAAACGCTACGTTTTACGCAAAACttctataatgaaaatataatgcGGAATATATTCATCGTCCGCATTATATTTTCTGCGAAGTATAGCTCTCATTCTGCGAAGTGGCACACACTGCTGAAAGCACTCAGGTTTGCACGTCGCCCGCGCAAAATCATAAAAACATACCTATAGATAGGTACAAAAAACAAGACAAGCTGTTACTAGGCGGTCTTACTACACGGCCACGTGAAATAGAAATCGGCATGCGGGTTATTTTCAAGCAGTAATTGTACTACCTGATTTGGTCGGTTAGCAACATCGTGGTTCGGGTTATCCGCCTGCATTGAATACACAATCGAAGATTGCCATTTTAAGTAGGATTTGCGTATTCTAAATTCTCGGCTCGTGAAAAGTAAATATAGGTTCGAATGTGTTTAGTACGCGGTCCAACATTGTGAAGATAACACctgaatattaaatagattatttttaaaactttttttaatctgtacaGATTGCCGTGGTGCCTTGACGTGAGATAACGACggaatgttaattttatttgtgaagTTCGTAAACATGCTGGTAAAAAGTAAAGATaccatttgttttatttttaaataacattataatggATTTAGATTGCCGTCATAGATGATGGTCGAAAACGCCCAACAAACGCGGATGTCAAAACTTAAAATTCTCGCCAAGACAATTTCCACTAACTTTATTAACGCGATTGCCGCAGATAATAGAATTAGCTGCAATCATCGAGTTAAAGAAACGTTAACCTAGAGCAAAGGTTCCAGAGATTACAATCCAAGTGGCGGGTAACATTGACCAAACGTCGCGACGGCGTCGGAAGGTAAGGCCGTGCGAttggcgggcgcggcgggctCGCCGGTTATGCAACTCCGTTCACTTTGCACGTTTAGCGAGCGCTTCACGAGATGGCGCTCGCTGGCTACGAAGTAATGAGGTTTTATGTGAAtactttaacaataaaattgctatttgtttgaaaatggTCTCTGAAAGGTATGTAAACATACATGTTTCTAGGTACTTATGGATGGATCTGAATTAAGTGAGTCCATTTTTATATGATCTTATGACtcatgattttaattattctaattaaaaaaaaaatttcgatTGAAAATACAACATCAATTCAAGattttataggttataaaTTACGTGTTAACTGcatcgttgtttttttttactgcaatTAAAGACCTTCTACAAGCACGTGGGTGAAACCGAAAtgtcattataaattttttttaattccgttgactcattcaaaaataacacgttataaagaaaattaaattcgttTCTTTGTTTCACTAGTTGGTGTAACAACCTGCCAAGGTTAGGACAATGTATAAACCTGCATGGTTTAACTTCATGTTGTAAAACAGAATAACCACACCAGACTTACATTcgactatttatttattatttatttagaactagctgttgcccgggactccgtccgagctgaattaaataaaacataacagcctatgtgttcttccagactatgttctacatctgtgccagaTATCATTAAGTTccattaagccgttccggagatacctttaaacaaacatccatccatccatctaagcttttgcatttataatattagtaaataactaaaatcttTGATAGCCTAGTGAATATGTCTAATACGAAAGGTAAGTCGACAAATGCGtgtatgcaaaaaaaaaaaaaaaacaattttatagacGCAAATCCTAACTTCAAAAcccatacatttttttagacAATTTTTGGTGTGAAATTATAGTCAAAATCAAAATgcaaaaaactataaatattaaaggctttttttagaaaactttaattttttttatctttgattATACATAATACGACTTTACAATTAAACTATGTTCAGTTAGACttctattttaattgcatACAATTCTTTGTATTTCacgaagaatttttttaaaatgttgaaacatAATCAACACGCAACAATGTGTTTCACAGACGTTATAGTCCGGCGCCTATAGCGGAAGAGGCAGGTCTGGCGCCGAaagatatttacataaaaaaactgacCGGTCCGTCGGTCTGTCAGTTCACAGCGCGGTCGGAAGTATATCATTGTAACTAAGTGTATACGAGAGTTTTCTACTAGCAGCTGTTAGACCGTTACATCAATACATATGTATCACAACTTGTTATCTTGttttagaaacattttgtaaaactaACAGCGATAGATCTGTTGCATAAAAAGATCAATAAATAAGCTATAAAATTTCGATATTTCGAGTCTTTTTTGCACACTGTACTTACTGtctataaatggataggtGATTGTTTGGAAATGAAAGCTTTTGCTTTACGTGACAGTTAATTTTACCTATATAATTAGTTCGAATCCCCGCGACCGTTACAAACCACTACCATCAATGGCGAAAaccaaataggcacaaaatactacgttttgtagccagtccatttatagaggtcaATGTGGAACATCGGTCTAAATtcgaattacattttaaattcacgTATACTTTTAACTACATCAAGCTCATAAcgattcaataaaatatgattaagtATTAAGTTCAAAGTGAATCAATGGTCAAAGCCACTTTGGcagtatatataaaaagtcaAACAACGTACAATATAgttcaaagattttaaaagatatatattacTTAAAGTAAACCGTGAAATCTGTTATCTAGGACATTCAAGACAGAACaagaaaacatattggtaGAGCATGTAGTGGTAAGTCACACGAATAGTGGAAAACTATTTACGGATCGGTCCAGCCGGTCGCCGGTCGCCTCTGTCGTTAGCTATAGCATTAAGACCGCGCGTCGCAGAATAACAATGTCATATGCGGGTGCATTCAGCGTGGAAGGAGAAATGGTTTTGCTATTTGTATACTGCAGGTATTGTatactcttttttatataagcgGCCACTTTAATTCGCAGAAACAATCAAGCGACGGTTAccaatagacatcagcaattgcagatgcgttatcTATCTTATAAACAACGCACAGAAAGGGGATAATTCCTATGCGTCCACTTCTACGtcaaatccatttccccttcccatcctttccttataagaaatgggtcgctatttaggcgaattcaggtggccgcttgctcctTTGccagattatataaaaaaagttattttcgcGTTTGCAATTGTGATTATCACACGGCAGCCGTATCTACCGATGCGATAAGTAACACCAGTTGCCATGCTGTGCATACACTACGTGATAACGATTATACGGCTTATCAATTTATACCCCAAAACTTATAGCTTACTATCGTAACTAGAGTAACTCTAAGAGTGCTTTAGTGTGGATTTATCGTACTAAATGTACACTAAGTGCAACTTAAGGACCCTAAGGGATAttacaacatgttttatactaACAGACGGAGACGCAACTCGTCACCCGTcaagtggattgcggaggaTCGTTTGGCCacgccaaatggaggtccgtgatctctgccaaCCCCTCTGGCTTCCGCGCAACTTGTGTGTGTGTCATATTAACAATGATATGAGAACAAAACAGTGTGTAGCTGACCTCTGCTCTAActgataaaattgttttcgtTACGCGTCATTCGATAAAGTAAAATACCTATAATCTAcagacaaaacaaaatacaatgtaTATAAGGAACAAATAATTCcgttttctttaatatcaaccttaacacttttaatataaagattatttttcaaacttcAATAACATAAACTGCGTCTCAAGtcaacatattaaatttcttccaagtataaaaaatgttattacgactataacttaattaattatttctcattGCTAAGCACTAAGTCAAACTACATCCGTGGATTCCAAGTGTACATTCAAACTTAGATAAGCGAGAGGCCAAGGGATTTTACAGTAGTCGTATAGTAGATccagcaacaacaaaatttgttgggtgcacgaatgagCCGGgccgaccggtgaaataccacgaccacacagaagacaggcaggaagtggaagcaattccgcgtttcgtctgatgagtgtggtgctggaggcCAAATTTTAGTGGACCTACCCACCCTtttgttataagaaaaggatgggaaggggaagtggttTTGACGgtagaggggacgcataggaagtgGATATACCCTCTTTCTGTGTgccccctcctctgtcgattataggtaggcaaagcatctgcaattgcgcatgtctatgggcagcgatgGCTTCGCTTTTTAGGCAGGCTCAGGtaaccgtttgctcgtttgccatcttatgatataatatatatgtatatatatttttctctctCTAAGCCGAGTTTCTCGCTAATGGAGGCCGTTTGTTGGGAACCGGGCGATTCTCGCCTATAAAGGTTCGACTTTATTTCTGACGACTTATTTATACTTGTATAGTCACTATGTCAGcttataaattttttctcaTATCGAAGTTATAGTATTTATTAgttggattaataaataatgaggaGGTTCCTATCTTTGCAGCCCTGACCGCTGATTGGTGCACTATAGTAGCACTagtattgatataaattaagtaaatatatagtatatggaaaatatgaaatagatttttattttacatctatatatatattgacGAAAACTGTTGTGCGTCACTTCGTCGACCTTCGCGAGTACATTTCCTTTAAATCATACTGATAAAAATTCTTATCTTTCAAGTCTagtctttgacaaaactgctttgtttacatatataacattaatagtTGTCATAAACCATTTTAATAGCTATCGAttactattgtttactttgtatctatatcaatatatataaaagaaagttgtgttagttacactatttataactcaagaacggctgaatcgatttgactgaaaattggtgggcaggtagcttagaaccaggaaacggacgtaggataatttttatcccgttttctattttttattccgcgcggacggagtcgcgggtaaaagctagtatttaaaaaaaattggagcttctgtatataatattaaaaaaaatatttcttgaacGTGATAAGGTATGGTATGGTATTATatcgaaaaaccaattttttaaatttttatccgTCTGTCTGCCTATCCGCAAGTCCGCATTTGTTCCGGATACTCGACGAAACAGATGAGCCAATTTTGACAGGACTTAGACTACTTTTAgtatagaaattttattatagactATCAAAAACCCTCGAACTCAAGAGaaaagatacaaaatattaaaataaaaaaaaatgctaacaGATAAAAGTTACATGTCATGAGATATCGAGTAAGGCTCTTTGTACTAAAACCAACATTAGTTTTGTAAACCCGGCGATTTTCGTCGTTAAGCGActtaaacaatacaattttataaaggtTCGTATACAACGCGTGTTGCCGACATTTCTGTCATCTCCAAAGACAATCGTTCGCAACCCGTTTGTCAATAATGTCGTGAGACTAGTCGTaatttttcaagatggcggaagaaatctatacagttgacatgtgTTCTCAATTTAACGTTGTTCACGGAGCGCGCAACGCGATCCTCGAGTTGCAACAACATATTAGTTTCGACggtttacgttgccttgtatACGATGGGCTTAAGTCTCATCATCGGGAGAGCGGTATGGagtatacattaatatttttttcactacAGACCAACACAAAAGACTTGCTAGCGGAAGTAAAACAGGTATCGTGAGGTTTAGAGAAGCCCTACTAAACCTTCAGATGCCACGGTTCGGTCAGGCAAAGGTGAACGCGGAGTTTAGTGGATAGTCCGGCTTAAATCACAAAGCCGTCTCTGCTGCTCCCGCTGCAGGGACAGCGAAATTCGTAACAAAAAAACCCTTCAGAGGTTACTGAAGGAACTAAatcaaatatgttatttaccactgtctaatattattaaaattatacaaagacGGCACGAGTTATCTTTTAGAATTAATACATAAGAAAGAGAACTTTCaaacgacagctagtaacaatTCGTCTGATCTGTTTTTTCCACTGATTTCTACTACAATTTAAATCCACATTCCTAAATCTTGGAACCAACGACTGTCAGAATTTGGTCTATAATACTATTGTAAAAGGCAATCAATTACGtcgaaaacaattttttatcacaatatGTGCAAGCTAAAGTAACACGTGATCGTTTTACAATAGAgattatattactaaaaaatccTATAAGATTTTTCCTGTCACCTAACAAGAAATTTTTATGACTTTTTTAGCGTTACAAGGGTTTGCTCACAGAAATGCTaatcttgttttttattaccttaatattttttagtttacgATACATAGTAATAGCGgtcgtttattataaaagcgacAAAAACTGTTCAAAAAtattgctataaaaattagttcgatggatttaatataaaaaaaatggatttgaatgtatataaaattgagaacttcaaatataaattgctCAAAAAGGCGCTCGAATATCTTAAGTTTTTTAGATAACATTAAATTCCTATCAAGAAAAGCTTACagtttttatctaattatatcataataaataaattacagtacattttttaaattaaaatttccataataaaacacatttagaTTTTACGCGTAAATATgcatgtatttaattttaaacaataatttttttatcatgaaattcaaataataaaaaataaagtttaaaaaatatttttcttttaccaaCGTCGATCTATGAAGAATAAATTACAGTgtatttaactaatattacttttttatattatgtacacaTGATATAGGCTGTTTAAAGCtacctaaaacaaaaaaaaaattctatgttTTTGTCTGTCCTGGATTATCTCCGAAAAAGCTTGACGAGACTTTTAATGTAAAGTCGCTTACGTATGCTAGAGTAGCGtagacatattttattttaaataatataataaatagtaagaaatatttattatattctgtaaaataaaatcatttaattctgTTTACGTCGACACAAATACACTTAGTACGTTCTTTTGGGACTTTATACGCTCACttgttaataaagaaattatattgtcCCGGTAACAATAAACTTTCATCTTGATAAAATGTTAACGTCATCGATCCCTTTTACCTAATGAACTTAATTTGATTACAGTATGTCTTTATCCTTAGGTCTCCACCGAAACATTTGAATAGAAAATTCCCGTTAGGaagtaattatataatgtttgtttattactaCTCGTAACGTTTTTTCATGGGAAAAAAGATATGCGTGCTTATATCGTTGACTGATTTAACTATTACtgatgcaaaaaaaaaattatgtactttaaGAATGGTCTAGATATTATCTCGTAATAGACATAATAGGGAATGTTTATTCATCAGGACAGCGCAATCTTATCTGTTGTGGGAACAGGCTCGGTCACTGCAAGTCGACGCGCTTCTCTTCTAGTAATGGACCAAGGAGGAGAAAGCGAATCTTTTATTCTATTGCACGACTGTGTGATAACTAGTTTCATCTTTTATAGATATTACCATGCACGATCACCGAGATCAAAGTCGATGTATCATCATATACGGCAAGTGTACAGGCAAAATGTTGATGAAGGATACCAATACAATGTATTGGTAGGTATGTAGTTATTGCACCAGAAAAGAATGTGTCTCCATAGATATAACCCACACTACGCAATGAcctgttaaaatataacctaGAAAGAAGAAACTTGGTATGAAAGTAGTGGTACTGACCTGTTTTCTTTTGAGTGgtgcgtgcgcgtgcgcggtGTCGCGGTCGCGCGCCGCCATGTCATCGAGCAAGGCGCCGCACTTCTCCTGCTCCGCCTCCTCGTCCGCCACCAGCAGAAAGCGTCGCCAGCGTGCCGAGTCGAAGCCCCAGTGGCAGGTGCGGTGCTCGGTGGCGTGCGAGTGGCACACGAAGCGGCGCGGCCCGTACAGCGCGCGGCACTCGGCGCACTGCACCAGGCCCAGCGCGGGCGCGCACACGCCGCGCGCACCCCCGAAGCACTCGTGGTAGACGCGAAAACCTGGCAGCTTGTGAGGGCGCGCGGCGGCCGGCGCGTGCAGCAGCGCCGCGCACAATCGCTCCGCGTCCGTCTGTGTGATGAGGCCGCACGAGGGGGCCGAGCGCGGCAGCACACCCGTCGCCTTCAGCTCGTGCAGTTGCTCGCCCGTGCAGCGCGAGCAGTAGATTTGCAGCTCGTCGCACACGCGGTTGATCTGCTCGAGGCTGAAGTCTGTCAACACCGAGGTCAGGATCTGCGGCAGGCACAGCCGCCGTTCGCCGCCCACGCTGAAGCACGAGATGGGCTCGCCCTCCAGCAGCGTCTCGCCGCGCTCGCCCACCACCGGGTCGGGGGCGAGCAGCaggggcggcgcggcgggcgcgcggGGCACCGGGGCCGGCGGCGGGGCACGCGCGGGCGCGGTGGGCGTCCCGGCGCGGCCTCGCCCCGGGCCCTGCAGGCTGCGCGGCGCGCTCGCCTGGTACGTCTTCAGCACGGAGCTGATATGCGGCGTCACTACATCCATGCTCGCTCGTGGCCGCTCGCGCGCATCTCCCGCGCCCTAGCGGGCGCCGGCCCGCGCGACTCGCTCCGCCCGCGGCGCGAACATGTCTGCCGCCGCGCGACGCGCGACCCGACCGTCGCGACGGCCCGGCCGCGGCGTCCCCGCCCCGTCGCCCGACCGTGCAAAAATACGCGAACCGAATCTCACATAACTGTCGCGCGATCCTTATCCGAATCAATGCGGCGCACACTTCACTTCTCGATCCGTCGAAGAAATCCGATAGGAAAACTGCCGGAGCGTCGCTTTGTAAATAGCGAGCCGTGACGAGTACTCGGCTGGTACGAAGGCGTAGAGTCCGGCGACCGGCGACTGGCGACTGGCCGCAGTCGAGGCAGCAGACGGATGGCTCGGCTACTGAGAGTCTAGCCGGCGCCCCGCACCCCGCGCCCGCACGCCCCGCGCCGCGTCACGTGACCgaccttcccgtcaaaataTCCAGAATGGCGGCGCGAGCTGCGCCCAAAGAATAAAACTTACCATTCGTTGTTGggttaaataataactttataaaaagtggacataaaataataatgtaaagaaaagaagttcatattttttaaagttgataTTTACCAATTATGATATatgttcttttaataaatttaaaaaaa contains the following coding sequences:
- the LOC106715631 gene encoding ski oncogene produces the protein MDVVTPHISSVLKTYQASAPRSLQGPGRGRAGTPTAPARAPPPAPVPRAPAAPPLLLAPDPVVGERGETLLEGEPISCFSVGGERRLCLPQILTSVLTDFSLEQINRVCDELQIYCSRCTGEQLHELKATGVLPRSAPSCGLITQTDAERLCAALLHAPAAARPHKLPGFRVYHECFGGARGVCAPALGLVQCAECRALYGPRRFVCHSHATEHRTCHWGFDSARWRRFLLVADEEAEQEKCGALLDDMAARDRDTAHAHAPLKRKQVVETVVCKPEPPDSPPKKARGEDYGYALYLDPYAHLPYRAAPAFRPWGKAEPTLLHPERVVRLADCARFERDFQPNVALKPLTPPVDDVTSSTSPPPHAEGELTARLLDAEARLAERTRRLEEREAAVARREARLDQRERELDRRERAADHAEDNKPERGESETRESRESRESPAC